A single Mangrovimonas sp. YM274 DNA region contains:
- a CDS encoding TIGR00730 family Rossman fold protein: protein MTREQHHRRWNEIKTNDSWAIFKIMGEFVNGYEKLSLIGPCVSIFGSARTKPNHKYYQLAEEIAEKIVNQGYGIITGGGPGIMEAGNKGAHIAGGTSVGLNIELPFEQHDNPYIDSDKSLDFDYFFVRKVMFVKYSQGFVVMPGGFGTLDELFESITLIQTHKIERFPIILVVSEFWNGLIDWVKSTLLEAGNISPEDLDLIHIVDTSDEVVQILDEFYKEFNLSPNF, encoded by the coding sequence ATGACTAGAGAACAACATCACAGACGATGGAATGAAATAAAGACTAACGATTCATGGGCCATTTTCAAAATCATGGGCGAGTTTGTAAATGGTTATGAAAAATTAAGCCTCATTGGACCATGCGTATCTATTTTTGGCTCGGCCAGAACCAAACCTAATCATAAATACTATCAACTGGCAGAAGAAATTGCCGAAAAAATTGTTAACCAAGGTTACGGTATCATTACAGGTGGAGGCCCAGGTATAATGGAAGCAGGAAACAAAGGAGCCCATATTGCTGGAGGTACTTCGGTAGGTTTAAATATAGAGTTACCGTTTGAACAACATGACAACCCATATATAGACTCTGATAAAAGCTTAGATTTTGACTATTTCTTTGTTAGAAAGGTCATGTTTGTAAAATACTCCCAAGGCTTTGTGGTAATGCCCGGGGGCTTTGGTACCTTGGACGAACTTTTTGAATCCATCACCCTAATCCAAACCCATAAAATTGAACGGTTCCCTATTATTCTAGTGGTTAGTGAATTTTGGAATGGATTGATTGATTGGGTTAAATCTACACTTTTGGAAGCTGGCAACATAAGCCCTGAAGATTTGGATCTTATCCATATTGTTGATACTTCTGATGAAGTAGTCCAAATTTTGGATGAATTCTATAAAGAATTTAACCTCAGTCCAAATTTCTAA
- a CDS encoding lmo0937 family membrane protein, with product MRSILWLIAVICILVWILGFFGIVEGIGTSSLIHILLVIAVIAILYNIISGRKPL from the coding sequence ATGAGAAGTATACTTTGGCTAATTGCCGTAATTTGTATCTTGGTTTGGATTCTAGGCTTTTTCGGAATCGTGGAAGGAATTGGAACCAGTAGCTTAATTCATATTTTGCTCGTTATCGCCGTTATTGCAATCCTCTACAATATCATATCTGGTAGAAAACCATTGTAA
- the uvrA gene encoding excinuclease ABC subunit UvrA, protein MSAFEEHIEVKGARVHNLKNIDVTIPREQLVVITGLSGSGKSSLAFDTIYAEGQRRYIETFSAYARQFLGGLERPDVDKIDGLSPVIAIEQKTTSKSPRSTVGTITEIYDFLRLLFARASDAYSYNTGEKMVSYSDEQIKALITESYKDKRINILAPVIRSRKGHYRELFEQIAKQGFVKVRTDGEIKDLVKGMKLDRYKTHDIEIVIDRLKIDDSTDNDKRLTETINTAMYHGDDVLMVLDQDTQEARYFSRNLMCPSSGISYPNPEPNNFSFNSPKGACPKCNGIGRLYQVNEKKIVPDDTLSIKNGALAPHGPQKNSWIFKQLEIIGQRFNFDLNTPYKDIPEEAKQMILYGGNEKFSVQSKTLGVTRDYKIDFEGVAKFIESQYHNSDSTSLKRWAKEYMDKVVCNECEGSRLRKESLYFKVNELSIADLAHMDIVDLSQWFADLHHHLSAKQLKISEEIIKEIKARLQFLLDVGLDYLSLNRSSKSLSGGEAQRIRLATQIGSQLVGVLYILDEPSIGLHQRDNEKLINSLVSLRDIGNSVIVVEHDKDMIERADYVIDIGPKAGKHGGEIISIGSPEELKTHHTLTADYLNGCKEIEVPKKRREGNGKSIVLKGCTGNNLKNVSVTFPLGKMIGVTGVSGSGKSTLINETLYPIMNAHYFNGVKKPMPYKSIKGLEHIDKVIDINQSPIGRTPRSNPATYTGTFSEIRSLFAKVPEAMIRGYKPGRFSFNVKGGRCETCQGGGVRVIEMNFLPDVYVECETCQGKRFNRETLEIRYKGKSISDVLNMTINEAAEFFEHIPKIHKKLKTIKDVGLGYITLGQQSTTLSGGEAQRIKLATELSKRDTGNTFYILDEPTTGLHFEDIRVLMLVLNKLVDKRNTVVIIEHNLDVIKTVDHIIDVGYEGGKGGGQIIAEGTPEEIIKNKKSHTARFLKKELE, encoded by the coding sequence ATGAGTGCATTTGAAGAACATATAGAAGTTAAGGGTGCCCGTGTGCACAATTTAAAAAACATCGATGTTACCATCCCCAGGGAACAACTGGTAGTCATTACAGGACTTTCTGGAAGTGGGAAGTCGTCTTTGGCCTTCGACACCATTTACGCTGAAGGACAGCGCCGCTATATCGAAACCTTTTCGGCCTATGCCCGTCAATTTTTGGGGGGTCTGGAACGTCCAGACGTTGATAAGATCGATGGCCTATCTCCTGTAATTGCCATCGAACAAAAAACCACTAGTAAATCGCCGCGATCTACCGTAGGAACCATTACTGAAATCTATGATTTCCTTAGGTTACTATTTGCAAGGGCTAGCGACGCCTACAGCTACAATACTGGTGAGAAAATGGTGAGCTACAGCGATGAACAGATTAAAGCACTCATCACCGAAAGCTACAAAGACAAGCGCATTAACATACTTGCCCCGGTAATTAGGTCTCGTAAAGGACACTACCGCGAGCTCTTCGAACAAATTGCCAAACAGGGCTTTGTAAAAGTCCGTACCGATGGAGAAATCAAGGACCTTGTTAAAGGCATGAAACTTGACCGCTACAAAACCCACGATATAGAAATTGTCATTGACAGACTTAAAATAGATGACAGTACAGATAACGATAAACGCTTAACAGAAACCATAAATACAGCCATGTACCATGGAGATGATGTATTGATGGTTTTAGATCAAGACACCCAAGAAGCGCGTTATTTCAGTAGAAATTTAATGTGTCCCTCCTCTGGAATTTCCTACCCAAATCCGGAACCCAACAACTTTTCATTCAACTCGCCCAAAGGCGCCTGTCCAAAGTGCAATGGCATTGGTAGATTGTACCAAGTAAATGAAAAGAAGATTGTTCCAGACGATACACTTTCCATTAAAAATGGTGCTTTAGCGCCTCATGGACCACAGAAAAACAGTTGGATTTTCAAACAATTGGAAATTATTGGGCAACGTTTCAACTTTGACCTTAATACACCTTACAAGGACATTCCCGAAGAGGCAAAACAAATGATCCTTTATGGAGGGAATGAAAAATTCTCTGTTCAAAGTAAAACTTTAGGCGTGACCCGCGATTATAAAATCGATTTCGAAGGGGTTGCCAAATTTATAGAAAGCCAGTACCACAATTCCGATTCAACATCCCTAAAACGATGGGCTAAGGAATATATGGATAAGGTAGTTTGTAACGAATGTGAGGGGTCTCGACTACGAAAAGAATCTCTATACTTCAAAGTAAACGAGTTGAGCATTGCCGATTTGGCCCATATGGACATTGTTGATTTGTCCCAATGGTTTGCAGATTTACACCACCACCTTAGTGCTAAACAGCTTAAAATTTCAGAAGAAATCATTAAGGAAATTAAAGCCCGTCTTCAGTTTTTATTGGATGTAGGGTTAGATTACCTATCCTTAAACCGCAGCTCAAAATCGCTTTCTGGAGGTGAAGCACAACGTATTCGTTTAGCCACTCAAATTGGATCGCAATTGGTTGGTGTTCTCTATATTTTGGATGAGCCCAGTATTGGACTGCACCAACGAGACAACGAAAAATTAATCAATTCCTTGGTATCCCTGAGGGATATAGGAAACTCTGTGATTGTGGTTGAACACGATAAGGACATGATAGAACGTGCCGATTACGTCATCGATATTGGTCCTAAAGCAGGAAAACATGGCGGAGAAATTATAAGTATTGGAAGTCCCGAAGAACTCAAAACCCATCATACACTTACCGCCGACTACCTTAACGGTTGTAAGGAGATTGAAGTTCCTAAAAAACGTCGTGAAGGCAATGGTAAATCTATTGTATTAAAAGGCTGTACGGGGAACAACCTAAAAAATGTGTCTGTAACCTTCCCTCTTGGAAAAATGATTGGTGTTACTGGGGTGTCAGGAAGTGGAAAATCGACTTTGATTAACGAGACCCTCTACCCTATTATGAATGCACATTACTTTAACGGGGTAAAAAAACCAATGCCTTACAAAAGCATTAAAGGCTTGGAGCATATTGATAAAGTCATCGACATCAACCAATCACCAATTGGGCGTACCCCAAGAAGCAACCCTGCCACCTACACTGGAACTTTTAGTGAAATACGCAGTTTGTTTGCCAAAGTACCGGAGGCTATGATCCGTGGCTACAAACCTGGTCGTTTTAGTTTTAATGTTAAAGGAGGGCGCTGCGAAACCTGCCAAGGAGGAGGTGTTCGCGTGATTGAAATGAACTTTTTACCAGATGTTTATGTAGAATGTGAAACCTGCCAAGGGAAACGTTTTAATAGGGAAACCCTTGAAATTCGCTATAAAGGCAAATCCATTAGTGACGTCCTGAACATGACCATTAATGAAGCAGCCGAGTTTTTTGAACATATTCCTAAAATCCATAAAAAGCTAAAAACAATAAAGGATGTAGGTCTGGGATACATCACTCTTGGACAACAGAGCACCACGCTTTCTGGGGGCGAGGCCCAACGTATTAAATTGGCTACCGAATTAAGTAAACGAGATACCGGTAACACCTTTTACATTTTGGACGAACCTACCACAGGGTTGCATTTTGAAGATATTCGGGTATTGATGTTAGTGCTCAACAAATTGGTGGATAAAAGAAATACCGTAGTAATTATAGAACACAATCTGGATGTTATTAAAACAGTAGATCACATTATCGATGTGGGTTATGAAGGCGGAAAAGGTGGAGGACAAATCATTGCCGAAGGAACTCCTGAGGAAATCATTAAAAACAAAAAAAGCCATACAGCGAGATTTCTGAAGAAGGAATTGGAATAA
- the ggt gene encoding gamma-glutamyltransferase: MKHLLPFLLLGICIFSCTDDAAKVHRGLITENAMVVSAREEASKIGVEILQKGGNAFDAMMATEMALAVTFPYAGNLGGGGFMVYRLNNGDKGALDFREKAPLAAYRDMYLDSLGNVIPNKSTVGPLAVGVPGTVAGLFSAHKKFGALPVKDILTPVIDLAKKGFKITQYQKERFDTYDSIFKTVNGKEILFSSTLKVGDTLKNLALAHTLERLAQNGPEEFYKGQTAQQIVNFLIDKGGVITMEDLALYQAKWRAPITFQYGDLQITSMSPPSSGGICLGQIMKMVEPFDLKSYGHNSLKTIQVLVEAERRAYADRSFYLGDPDFVDIPTKILLDTDYLNQRMANFSFEAPTDSKTLSYGNIVGFGSNETTHYSIVDSFGNAVSVTTTLNGAYGSKLYVEELGFFLNNEMDDFSSKPGVPNSYGLLGAEANSIAPQKRMLSAMTPSIVEKNGKLFMVLGTPGGSTIITSVLQTILNVEEFGMGMQQAVDAPRFHHQWLPDEIRMEVNLFPDSLKNQLEAQGYPINETAPPISARVDAILVLDNGTLEGGADHRGDDTALGY; this comes from the coding sequence ATGAAACATCTTTTGCCTTTTCTACTCTTGGGGATTTGTATATTTTCCTGTACAGATGATGCTGCCAAAGTTCACAGAGGCCTTATTACCGAAAATGCTATGGTAGTCTCTGCAAGAGAAGAAGCTTCTAAAATAGGAGTAGAAATTCTCCAAAAAGGTGGTAATGCTTTTGATGCTATGATGGCTACCGAAATGGCCTTGGCAGTCACTTTTCCGTATGCTGGAAATTTGGGCGGAGGCGGATTTATGGTTTACCGGTTAAACAACGGAGACAAAGGCGCTCTGGACTTTAGGGAAAAAGCGCCCTTAGCAGCCTACAGAGATATGTATTTGGATTCTTTAGGGAATGTGATTCCCAACAAAAGCACCGTAGGCCCGCTTGCCGTAGGGGTGCCAGGCACTGTTGCAGGACTTTTTAGTGCCCATAAAAAATTTGGGGCTCTTCCCGTAAAAGACATTCTTACCCCTGTAATAGACCTAGCTAAAAAAGGATTTAAAATTACCCAATACCAAAAGGAGCGCTTCGACACCTACGATAGTATCTTTAAAACTGTAAATGGAAAGGAAATTTTATTTTCTTCTACTCTTAAAGTTGGAGACACCCTTAAAAATTTGGCCCTAGCCCATACTTTGGAGCGACTTGCACAAAATGGGCCAGAAGAATTCTATAAGGGACAAACAGCTCAACAAATAGTCAATTTCTTAATAGACAAAGGAGGCGTGATAACAATGGAAGATTTGGCGCTTTATCAGGCCAAGTGGCGTGCCCCTATTACATTTCAATACGGCGATTTGCAAATTACATCAATGTCGCCTCCCTCCAGTGGCGGCATTTGTTTGGGACAAATCATGAAAATGGTGGAACCCTTCGATCTCAAATCTTATGGCCATAATTCCCTAAAAACCATTCAAGTTTTGGTAGAGGCCGAACGACGTGCCTATGCCGACAGAAGTTTCTATTTAGGAGACCCTGATTTTGTGGATATTCCAACAAAAATACTTCTAGATACTGACTATTTAAACCAACGTATGGCTAATTTTTCTTTTGAAGCCCCTACGGATTCAAAGACCCTTTCCTATGGAAATATTGTAGGGTTTGGCAGCAATGAAACCACGCATTATTCTATTGTAGACAGCTTTGGAAATGCTGTTTCTGTGACCACAACCCTTAATGGCGCTTATGGTTCCAAACTGTATGTTGAAGAGCTTGGCTTTTTCCTAAACAACGAAATGGATGACTTTAGCAGTAAACCAGGAGTCCCCAATAGCTATGGTCTTTTAGGAGCCGAAGCCAATAGCATTGCCCCACAAAAACGCATGTTAAGTGCCATGACTCCAAGCATTGTTGAGAAAAATGGAAAGCTTTTTATGGTGCTAGGTACACCAGGGGGCTCTACCATTATCACTTCGGTATTGCAAACCATTTTGAATGTTGAAGAATTTGGGATGGGTATGCAACAAGCCGTAGATGCACCGCGTTTCCACCACCAATGGCTACCTGACGAAATTAGAATGGAAGTTAATTTATTTCCCGATTCCCTGAAAAACCAATTGGAAGCCCAAGGTTACCCTATCAATGAAACAGCGCCTCCTATTTCCGCTAGGGTTGATGCCATTTTAGTGCTTGACAACGGCACTTTAGAAGGTGGCGCCGACCATAGAGGTGACGATACAGCACTCGGCTATTAG
- a CDS encoding acyl carrier protein phosphodiesterase, whose protein sequence is MNFLAHIYLSGDDELVRIGNFMADGIKGSQYKTYPLDIQIGILLHREIDTFTDAHPIVRQSTKRLHPNYSHYSGVIVDILYDHFLAKNWSQYSNTPLHEYVEDFYDSLTTHGALLTSRTKHLMPYMIADNWLVSYAEIEGIQRVLNGMNRRTNHKSGMHAATYELKLYYTEFETEFTDFFEQLRVFSKDKLIQLQRQHHPSS, encoded by the coding sequence ATGAATTTTCTTGCTCACATCTATCTCTCTGGAGACGACGAACTTGTCCGTATAGGTAATTTTATGGCCGATGGTATAAAAGGGTCCCAGTACAAAACTTACCCCTTGGATATTCAAATAGGCATTTTATTGCATCGGGAAATCGACACTTTTACAGACGCACACCCCATTGTAAGGCAAAGCACCAAGCGTTTGCATCCCAACTATAGCCATTATAGTGGTGTTATTGTAGACATCCTCTATGATCATTTTTTGGCAAAAAATTGGTCACAGTATTCCAACACACCGCTCCATGAATATGTAGAGGACTTTTATGATAGCCTTACTACTCACGGAGCATTGCTTACTTCTAGGACCAAACACCTTATGCCCTACATGATTGCAGACAATTGGTTGGTGAGCTATGCCGAAATAGAAGGCATACAACGGGTGCTGAATGGTATGAACAGACGTACCAACCACAAATCCGGAATGCATGCTGCAACTTATGAATTGAAATTGTATTACACTGAATTTGAAACTGAATTCACTGATTTTTTTGAACAGCTCAGAGTGTTTTCAAAGGACAAACTTATACAACTACAACGCCAACACCATCCTTCTTCATGA
- the glmM gene encoding phosphoglucosamine mutase: MTLIKSISGIRGTIGGAVGDNLTPIDAVKFASAYGTWLKQQRQKDQHTVVVGRDARISGDMIQNLVMNTLVGLGIHVVDLGLSTTPTVEVAVPMEHADGGIILTASHNPKQWNALKLLNAKGEFLSGAEGAKILEIAEQDRMTFAAVDSLGYISKNGAYIDLHIDEVLKLDLVDANAIKAAKFKVVVDGVNSTGGIAVPLLLERLGVETVKLYCEPNGQFPHNPEPLKEHLTDLSEAVVKDHADLGIVVDPDVDRLAFMDERGEMFGEEYTLVACADYVLGKTPGNTVSNMSSTRALNDITKQHGGSYEASAVGEVNVVALMKQNNAIIGGEGNGGIIYPELHYGRDALVGIALFLSLLAGKKQSVSELRASYPNYFMSKKKIELTPELDVDAILKTMVATYAQENITTIDGVKIDFANSWVHLRKSNTEPIIRIYTEAPSQGEADTLADRFIAEIKAIANS; the protein is encoded by the coding sequence ATGACACTTATAAAATCAATTTCAGGAATTCGCGGTACTATAGGCGGTGCAGTTGGTGATAATTTAACACCAATTGACGCTGTAAAATTTGCTTCGGCTTATGGTACTTGGCTCAAACAACAACGTCAAAAAGACCAGCATACGGTGGTGGTTGGTAGAGATGCCAGAATTTCGGGAGACATGATTCAAAATTTAGTTATGAATACTTTGGTTGGGCTAGGAATTCATGTGGTGGACCTTGGCTTGTCTACAACGCCAACGGTAGAGGTAGCGGTACCTATGGAACATGCCGACGGAGGAATTATCCTAACAGCCAGCCATAACCCAAAACAATGGAATGCCCTAAAATTATTGAATGCCAAAGGTGAATTTTTAAGTGGTGCCGAAGGTGCTAAAATTTTGGAAATTGCAGAACAGGATCGTATGACTTTTGCCGCTGTAGACAGTCTTGGGTACATTAGTAAGAATGGCGCTTACATCGATTTGCATATCGACGAAGTTCTAAAATTGGACTTGGTGGATGCCAATGCTATTAAAGCGGCTAAATTTAAAGTGGTTGTGGATGGCGTGAATTCTACGGGCGGAATAGCAGTCCCTTTATTATTGGAGCGATTGGGCGTAGAAACCGTAAAATTGTATTGCGAACCTAATGGGCAATTTCCGCACAATCCCGAACCCTTAAAGGAGCATTTAACCGATCTTTCCGAGGCAGTGGTAAAAGACCATGCCGATTTGGGGATTGTAGTAGATCCAGATGTGGACCGCTTGGCTTTTATGGATGAGCGCGGAGAGATGTTTGGGGAAGAATATACCCTAGTGGCCTGTGCTGACTATGTGTTGGGGAAAACACCAGGAAATACGGTGAGCAATATGAGTTCTACGCGAGCCTTGAATGATATTACCAAACAACATGGCGGTAGCTATGAAGCCAGCGCTGTGGGAGAGGTCAACGTTGTAGCCTTGATGAAGCAGAATAATGCCATAATTGGAGGTGAGGGTAATGGTGGCATCATTTATCCTGAACTGCATTACGGAAGGGATGCCTTGGTAGGAATTGCTTTGTTCTTGAGTTTGTTGGCAGGAAAGAAACAATCTGTTAGCGAATTGAGAGCGTCTTATCCAAACTATTTTATGAGCAAGAAGAAAATAGAGTTGACTCCAGAATTGGATGTGGATGCTATTTTAAAAACCATGGTAGCAACCTATGCTCAAGAAAACATCACAACCATAGATGGTGTTAAGATTGATTTTGCTAACTCTTGGGTACATTTAAGAAAGAGTAACACGGAGCCTATCATTAGAATTTACACGGAAGCACCTTCTCAAGGAGAAGCCGATACCCTAGCGGATAGGTTTATTGCTGAAATTAAAGCAATCGCGAACAGTTAG
- a CDS encoding lysophospholipid acyltransferase family protein gives MQFLVYILVYPFIWLISKLPFRLLYALSDCIYVLLYYIVGYRKKVVKENLNLVFPNKSDEEINTITKKFYHHLCDMIVEALKSMSITEEEMRKRFTFTNVDLIQNTVKDGKSIALMCAHYGSWEWIFVLQTFVDVKGYAIYKRLNNKYFDELIKEIRAKYNSYLITTKETIPVLMKAKTNKQQIICGFVADQTPKPNKAFHWGDFMGIRVPMHTGAEMLAKRLDLAVIFFKTKRLKRGFYQTTFETITLNPKEYDNYTITDLYFKLVEAQIEEAPEYYLWTHKRWKHRDKVPQEFQS, from the coding sequence ATGCAATTTCTTGTCTACATTTTGGTTTACCCATTTATCTGGTTAATTTCCAAATTACCTTTCAGACTGCTTTATGCCCTTTCCGACTGTATCTATGTTCTGTTATACTACATTGTGGGCTACAGAAAAAAAGTTGTTAAAGAAAATCTGAATTTGGTCTTCCCGAATAAATCCGATGAAGAGATCAATACCATCACCAAAAAGTTTTACCATCATTTATGCGATATGATTGTGGAGGCTCTTAAATCGATGTCGATTACCGAGGAAGAAATGAGAAAACGTTTCACCTTCACCAATGTAGACCTCATTCAAAATACGGTAAAGGACGGTAAGAGCATTGCACTAATGTGTGCTCATTACGGAAGTTGGGAGTGGATTTTTGTACTGCAAACCTTTGTAGATGTAAAAGGATATGCCATATACAAGCGCTTAAACAACAAATACTTTGATGAATTAATCAAAGAAATTAGAGCCAAATACAATAGTTATTTAATTACTACTAAGGAAACCATTCCTGTATTGATGAAGGCCAAAACCAATAAGCAACAGATTATTTGTGGTTTTGTAGCCGACCAAACCCCAAAACCCAATAAGGCATTTCATTGGGGTGACTTTATGGGGATTCGAGTACCAATGCATACCGGTGCTGAGATGTTAGCCAAACGTTTGGATCTAGCTGTTATATTCTTTAAAACGAAGCGTCTAAAAAGAGGGTTTTACCAAACCACATTTGAAACAATTACTTTAAATCCGAAGGAATATGACAATTATACCATTACCGATCTATATTTCAAATTGGTAGAAGCGCAAATAGAAGAAGCTCCAGAGTATTATTTATGGACCCACAAACGTTGGAAACATAGAGATAAAGTCCCTCAGGAATTTCAGTCCTAA
- a CDS encoding rhomboid family intramembrane serine protease produces the protein MDLSLVTIIIIAANVIVSYKGFGDYGFFERYKFNVGGIKRGEQIRMFSSGFLHADTMHLFLNMFTLYFFADTVIKELGNLHFIIIYICSLILGSLFSLFFHKDEYYYSAVGASGAVTGVLYSSILLDPTEPLYLMFIPIPIPGYIFGIGYLLYSIYGMKNRVGNIGHDAHFGGAAGGYLVTLILAPYLLQTSLSMVLLLAVPIIILYVMHKTGKL, from the coding sequence ATGGATTTAAGTTTAGTGACCATCATCATTATTGCGGCCAATGTAATAGTATCCTATAAAGGTTTTGGCGATTATGGCTTTTTTGAACGCTATAAATTTAATGTAGGAGGCATCAAGAGGGGAGAGCAGATCAGGATGTTCAGTTCTGGGTTTTTGCATGCGGATACGATGCATCTTTTCTTAAATATGTTTACCCTGTACTTTTTTGCTGATACTGTTATCAAAGAGCTCGGGAATTTACATTTTATCATAATTTATATTTGTAGTTTGATTTTGGGAAGCTTGTTTTCCTTGTTTTTTCATAAGGATGAATATTATTATAGTGCCGTTGGTGCCAGTGGAGCGGTAACTGGTGTGTTGTATTCTTCAATTTTATTGGATCCTACTGAACCTCTTTATTTGATGTTTATTCCCATTCCTATACCAGGTTATATTTTTGGGATTGGTTATTTGCTATATTCAATCTATGGAATGAAAAATCGTGTAGGTAATATTGGTCATGATGCCCATTTTGGTGGCGCTGCAGGAGGTTATTTGGTGACACTTATTTTGGCACCTTATTTATTGCAGACCAGTTTATCGATGGTGTTGCTTTTGGCAGTCCCAATTATTATTCTGTACGTCATGCATAAAACAGGAAAGCTATAA
- a CDS encoding TlpA disulfide reductase family protein — protein sequence MKKILSVLSLSLLITACKSPEKHDGYVIDGTADGVVNGIRVYLNTMDDRGRPTPQDTAVVMDGKFKFEGTIASPKLWFLSIDNVNGLKPILMENALFEATVYKDSLHASKVTGSHSNEVFSNYNEVMKTMSLERQSITSDFRKASQTKDTAAIAKARKDLAKLTTKMQDYPYNFLETEEPTFFSLLLIESLIQGRDSDLDKITKAYNALDADIKNSEYGVVVGGKIKQKEQETAKTAYLEIGKPAPEFSAPDTNGNVVALKDLRGKATIIDFWASWCGPCRRENPNVVKVYEKYHDKGLEIIGVSLDKEGQKDRWLKAIETDNLTWNHVSNLKYFQDPVAQQYNIRSIPSTYILDENGIIVAKNLRGPALEAKIAELLD from the coding sequence ATGAAAAAAATACTTAGTGTATTATCTCTTTCCCTACTTATTACAGCATGTAAATCGCCAGAGAAACACGATGGTTATGTCATTGACGGAACCGCCGATGGTGTTGTTAACGGTATTCGTGTTTACTTAAATACCATGGATGACCGCGGCAGACCAACGCCTCAGGATACTGCGGTTGTAATGGATGGTAAATTTAAATTTGAAGGTACTATCGCTTCTCCTAAATTGTGGTTCCTTTCCATAGATAACGTGAATGGTTTAAAACCAATCCTAATGGAAAATGCCCTTTTTGAAGCTACCGTTTACAAAGACAGCTTGCATGCCTCCAAAGTAACGGGAAGCCATTCCAACGAAGTGTTTTCAAACTATAATGAGGTTATGAAAACCATGTCATTGGAGCGCCAGAGCATCACTTCCGATTTTAGAAAAGCCAGTCAAACAAAAGATACTGCAGCTATTGCCAAGGCAAGAAAAGACCTTGCAAAGCTGACAACCAAAATGCAGGACTACCCATATAATTTTCTTGAAACCGAAGAGCCTACTTTTTTCTCTCTTTTATTGATTGAATCTTTAATTCAAGGAAGAGATAGCGATTTAGACAAGATCACCAAGGCTTACAACGCTTTGGATGCCGACATCAAAAACTCAGAATACGGTGTAGTTGTTGGGGGTAAAATAAAACAAAAGGAACAAGAAACTGCTAAAACAGCATATTTGGAAATAGGAAAACCTGCACCAGAATTTTCAGCTCCCGATACTAACGGCAATGTTGTTGCTTTAAAGGATTTAAGAGGTAAAGCTACCATTATCGATTTTTGGGCCTCTTGGTGTGGTCCTTGCCGTAGAGAAAACCCTAATGTGGTTAAAGTATATGAAAAATACCATGATAAAGGCTTAGAGATTATTGGAGTATCCTTGGATAAAGAAGGTCAAAAAGATCGTTGGTTAAAAGCCATTGAAACAGACAACTTAACTTGGAACCATGTATCTAATTTAAAATATTTCCAAGATCCCGTGGCACAGCAGTACAATATCAGATCAATTCCTTCTACCTATATTTTGGATGAAAACGGAATCATCGTTGCCAAAAACTTGAGAGGACCTGCTTTGGAAGCTAAAATTGCAGAGCTTTTAGATTAA